One stretch of Halapricum desulfuricans DNA includes these proteins:
- a CDS encoding DUF7312 domain-containing protein, with translation MADDDSDWAFETEEVGDDSASGRDDRSDGERDTVSEHDDGEWRFSLSDLEDDQSAVEGNVFGSPTSDTEVIEAGSPDLENVFFLLVGVLLALAFFLQFYLAGAGPG, from the coding sequence ATGGCAGACGACGACTCCGACTGGGCGTTCGAGACAGAGGAAGTCGGTGACGACAGTGCCAGCGGACGCGACGATCGGAGTGACGGCGAACGCGACACAGTCAGCGAGCATGACGACGGTGAGTGGCGCTTTTCGCTGTCAGACCTTGAGGACGACCAGAGCGCCGTCGAGGGCAACGTCTTCGGATCGCCGACCAGCGACACCGAGGTCATCGAGGCCGGGTCGCCAGATCTGGAGAACGTGTTCTTCCTGCTGGTGGGCGTCCTCCTCGCGCTCGCGTTCTTCCTGCAGTTCTATCTGGCCGGTGCAGGGCCCGGCTGA
- a CDS encoding RNA methyltransferase, with protein sequence MTTSVLVPSSLTREAEDKREATRKLGYVARAATVFRADRLTIVPDPDGERKLDGGFVETVLRYAATPPYLRKEAWGTRDELEYVGVLPPLHVTPRTGSGSDDSGSLRQGLVTEVGSDGRVRVNCGMQHPISLAVPSEMEVSEGERVAVRIYSRRPVRAKLVDEPLPGFAVDRADLDEALSRADAGVRIAASRHGVELTTDRLGQLVGAVHGEDDGAGDLTVAFGAPERGLPAIMGIDPGDVGPTDVEDVVTGSESDATRFDLWLNTIPDQGSEVVRTEEAMFATLACLSLTE encoded by the coding sequence ATGACGACCAGCGTGCTCGTGCCGTCGTCCCTCACCCGGGAAGCCGAGGACAAACGCGAGGCGACTCGCAAACTCGGTTACGTGGCCCGCGCGGCCACGGTTTTCCGGGCGGATCGGCTGACGATCGTTCCCGACCCCGACGGGGAAAGGAAGTTGGACGGCGGGTTCGTCGAAACCGTCTTGCGGTACGCCGCGACGCCGCCGTACCTCCGAAAGGAGGCGTGGGGCACGCGGGACGAACTGGAGTACGTCGGCGTCTTGCCGCCGCTCCACGTGACACCACGGACCGGCTCCGGATCGGACGATTCGGGGTCGTTGAGACAGGGACTCGTGACCGAGGTCGGATCTGATGGGCGCGTTCGGGTCAATTGCGGCATGCAACACCCGATCTCTCTGGCTGTTCCCTCCGAAATGGAGGTCAGCGAGGGGGAACGCGTCGCCGTCAGGATCTATTCGCGACGACCGGTCCGCGCGAAACTCGTCGACGAACCCCTCCCGGGGTTTGCGGTCGACCGCGCGGACCTGGACGAAGCGCTCTCGCGTGCCGACGCCGGCGTTCGGATCGCCGCATCGCGCCACGGTGTCGAACTCACGACCGACCGTCTCGGCCAGCTGGTCGGGGCGGTCCACGGTGAGGACGACGGCGCGGGCGATCTGACCGTCGCCTTCGGCGCGCCCGAGCGCGGTCTGCCCGCCATCATGGGGATCGACCCCGGCGATGTCGGGCCCACGGACGTCGAGGACGTGGTCACCGGATCCGAATCGGACGCCACCCGATTCGACCTCTGGCTGAACACGATCCCGGATCAAGGCAGCGAAGTGGTGCGAACCGAAGAAGCGATGTTCGCAACGCTGGCCTGCCTCAGTCTCACGGAGTGA
- a CDS encoding UPF0058 family protein — translation MRKKEYIYTHALLAEVTGYLIKNETMPADRLTAYSALETCPSSIHETKQKHREAVMALSSAIDRCLKEVPTDSHGQAVDQ, via the coding sequence ATGCGTAAAAAAGAGTACATCTACACTCACGCTCTGCTCGCGGAAGTCACGGGATACTTGATCAAGAACGAGACCATGCCAGCAGATCGGCTGACCGCGTACAGCGCACTTGAGACATGTCCGTCAAGCATCCACGAAACGAAACAGAAACACCGCGAAGCGGTTATGGCTCTGAGCAGCGCCATCGACCGGTGCCTCAAAGAGGTACCCACAGATAGCCACGGGCAAGCAGTGGATCAATGA
- a CDS encoding cation:proton antiporter: MSGTLLPVVAAILILGIGVQLIARRLRVPSVVFYLAAGVLLGPEGIGLVTLETFGDGLEVVVGLAVAIIVFDGAFALQFDRIREASRTSLRLVTVGAVVMFLGTALAVRLLTGAAWEIALLVGALLVATGPTVVTPILEVVRVREHVAAALETEGIVNDVTAAIGAVVIFETLLLDDLGVPATLLTFFERFGIGVAAGLVATAVVYALLASDRSTEPATASRLIAASGVGSAALAGILAIEAGIGTPTWAVFGVATGVTAAAVTAGLLRYDDGVQNRPTAQWFTLVGGVSAAVAAGTVAATPLRFPIAVASGTAAAALLRGLFHSDIAPGETPQTARFLTIAAAIGSFALAETVAAEAGIAAAATAGIALGNLELPHREVMEEFGRDATLLVLAFVFVSLAALIDLGAIADLGVAGVALAATVILVLRPVVALIATAGVDRFSRPERLFLAAVGPRGIIPASVATLFAIELATAGSQQAAQVLLGTVFVVIFATVTIEAGLARQIGDLLGVTPMRTILVGGGRVGRALATRLDRRGEFVVVVEDDENAATAARAEGFTVHEGDGTESDVLRAAGIEDAKIVVAATGDDDVNALVTQLAATKFDVRDIYARVNQPENVDAFDSERVTAIDSSMATAYAIDNEIERPELAHWMTDISDSHDIQQVAVTADDVVGKSIRELRDVIPGGCLVAEVGCGDDARVPEPDHRLKQGEIVTFLGSDEAVSEAVRRFHPHD; this comes from the coding sequence GTGTCGGGGACGCTCCTCCCGGTAGTCGCGGCAATCCTGATTCTCGGGATCGGCGTGCAGCTGATCGCCCGTCGCCTGCGCGTGCCCAGCGTCGTGTTCTACCTGGCCGCGGGCGTCCTGCTCGGACCGGAGGGAATCGGCCTCGTCACGCTGGAGACGTTCGGCGACGGCCTCGAGGTCGTCGTCGGGCTCGCGGTCGCGATCATCGTCTTCGACGGGGCCTTCGCGCTGCAGTTCGACCGGATCCGCGAGGCGTCCCGGACCTCGCTGCGGCTCGTGACGGTCGGTGCCGTAGTGATGTTTCTGGGCACTGCACTGGCCGTCCGGCTGCTGACCGGCGCGGCCTGGGAGATCGCGCTGCTTGTCGGCGCGTTGCTCGTCGCGACCGGGCCGACGGTCGTCACGCCGATCCTCGAGGTCGTCCGCGTACGCGAGCACGTCGCCGCCGCGCTGGAGACCGAGGGGATCGTCAACGACGTGACCGCAGCGATCGGCGCGGTGGTCATCTTCGAGACGCTGTTGCTCGACGATCTGGGCGTCCCGGCGACGCTGCTGACGTTCTTCGAGCGGTTCGGGATCGGCGTCGCAGCGGGCCTGGTCGCGACGGCGGTCGTCTACGCGCTGCTGGCGAGCGATCGATCGACCGAGCCGGCGACGGCGTCCCGGCTAATCGCGGCGAGTGGCGTCGGATCCGCCGCACTGGCGGGGATTCTCGCGATCGAAGCCGGGATCGGAACGCCGACATGGGCCGTCTTCGGTGTCGCGACTGGTGTGACGGCGGCCGCCGTCACGGCCGGGCTGCTCCGGTACGATGACGGCGTGCAGAACCGACCGACTGCGCAGTGGTTCACGCTCGTCGGCGGGGTCAGTGCGGCCGTGGCCGCCGGGACCGTCGCGGCGACGCCCCTTCGGTTCCCGATCGCGGTCGCGTCGGGGACCGCCGCCGCAGCCCTGCTCAGAGGACTGTTTCACAGCGACATCGCGCCCGGAGAGACGCCGCAGACAGCCCGGTTTCTCACGATCGCCGCCGCGATCGGGTCGTTCGCGCTCGCCGAGACGGTGGCGGCAGAGGCGGGGATCGCGGCGGCGGCGACGGCCGGGATCGCCCTCGGGAACCTCGAGTTGCCCCACAGGGAGGTGATGGAGGAGTTCGGCCGGGACGCGACACTGCTCGTGCTCGCGTTCGTGTTCGTCTCGCTGGCTGCTCTGATCGACCTCGGTGCGATCGCCGACCTCGGGGTCGCAGGCGTCGCGCTCGCGGCTACAGTCATCCTCGTGCTCCGCCCGGTCGTGGCGCTGATCGCGACGGCAGGCGTCGACCGGTTCTCTCGGCCGGAACGGCTGTTCCTGGCGGCAGTCGGACCTCGGGGAATCATCCCCGCGAGCGTCGCGACGCTGTTCGCGATCGAACTCGCGACGGCGGGCAGCCAGCAGGCGGCACAGGTCCTGCTCGGGACGGTATTCGTCGTCATCTTCGCGACCGTAACGATCGAGGCGGGACTCGCCAGACAGATCGGTGACCTACTCGGAGTGACACCTATGCGCACGATACTCGTCGGCGGGGGCCGGGTCGGCCGGGCGCTCGCCACACGGCTCGACCGGAGAGGAGAGTTCGTCGTCGTCGTCGAAGACGACGAGAACGCAGCTACCGCAGCCAGGGCGGAAGGGTTCACCGTCCACGAGGGCGACGGCACCGAGAGTGACGTCCTCCGGGCTGCCGGCATCGAAGACGCGAAGATCGTCGTCGCGGCGACCGGTGACGACGACGTCAACGCGCTCGTCACGCAACTGGCCGCGACGAAGTTCGACGTCAGGGACATCTACGCGCGAGTGAACCAGCCGGAGAACGTGGACGCGTTCGACTCCGAGCGGGTGACGGCGATCGACTCCTCGATGGCGACCGCCTACGCGATCGACAACGAGATCGAGCGACCCGAACTGGCCCACTGGATGACGGACATCAGCGACAGCCACGACATCCAGCAGGTCGCGGTCACCGCGGACGACGTGGTCGGCAAGTCGATCAGGGAGCTGCGAGACGTGATCCCCGGCGGCTGTCTCGTCGCGGAAGTCGGCTGCGGCGACGACGCCCGCGTGCCGGAGCCCGATCACCGACTCAAACAGGGAGAGATTGTCACGTTCCTCGGTAGTGACGAGGCAGTCTCGGAAGCCGTCCGGCGGTTCCATCCCCACGATTGA
- the metG gene encoding methionine--tRNA ligase produces the protein MSHEEFPTDEPAVVTCGLPYANGDLHIGHLRTYVGGDVFSRALEKLGQQTAFVCGSDMHGTPIAVQSIQEGVDPEAFALEYHEQYQETFPKFAVEFDNYGHTHEETNRELTHEIVRTLEEKGYVYEKEIKVAWDPAEDQPLPDRYVEGTCPYCGAKARGDECDEGCGRHLEPGEIEDPVSTITGNPAEYRDRTHKFFEVSELSEYLTDFLDRLEGTANARNQPRQWIEDGLQDWCITRDLDWGFDYPEIDGDDESSAEELVLYVWVDAPIEYIASTKQYTERVGDDVYDWERAWKDDGEIVHVIGRDIIQHHTIFWPAMLHVAEYEEPRAVMASGFMTLNGKGFSTSRNRAVWAREYLEEGFHEDLLRYYLATNGGFQQDVDFSWSKFRERVNGELVGTVGNFLYRSLLFAHRNFDGTPDVSGSHPEASETESRPAEVSDAVHDRIEEAVEAYREAINDYSIRKAGQAAVELAQFGNEYIQRNEPWKLTDEDPEAAAQVIRDCVQVAKALAVLLEPLTPGKAQQLWDQLGEDGSVHEATVEAVHEAPPETFGEPAELFEKIEAERVEELNEKLESRAEEATDDAETESDNAGDETESDETRDERTEGMDLEPLVEDRISFEDFEGIDMRVGRIETVEDIEDSDKLVRLEVDIGIETRQVVAGIKQLHDVDELPGTKVILLANMEKAELFGFESNGMILAAGDEADLLTTHEDADVGLRIQ, from the coding sequence ATGAGCCACGAGGAGTTTCCGACCGACGAGCCCGCGGTGGTGACCTGCGGGTTGCCCTACGCCAACGGCGACCTGCACATCGGCCACCTGCGGACCTACGTCGGCGGCGACGTGTTCAGCCGTGCGCTTGAGAAGCTGGGCCAGCAGACCGCATTCGTCTGCGGGTCGGACATGCACGGCACGCCCATCGCCGTCCAGTCCATCCAGGAGGGCGTCGATCCCGAGGCGTTCGCCCTTGAATATCACGAACAGTACCAGGAGACGTTCCCGAAGTTCGCGGTCGAGTTCGACAACTACGGCCACACCCACGAGGAGACCAACCGCGAGCTGACGCACGAGATCGTCCGCACGCTCGAGGAGAAAGGCTACGTCTACGAGAAGGAGATCAAGGTCGCCTGGGACCCGGCCGAGGACCAGCCCCTGCCCGACCGGTACGTCGAGGGGACCTGCCCCTACTGCGGCGCGAAGGCCCGCGGCGACGAGTGCGACGAGGGCTGTGGTCGCCACCTCGAACCCGGCGAGATCGAGGATCCCGTCTCGACGATCACCGGCAACCCCGCCGAGTACCGCGACCGCACGCACAAGTTCTTCGAGGTCTCCGAGCTGTCTGAGTATCTCACCGACTTCCTCGACCGACTGGAAGGGACTGCGAACGCTCGCAACCAGCCCCGCCAGTGGATCGAAGACGGCCTGCAGGACTGGTGTATCACCCGGGATCTGGACTGGGGGTTCGACTACCCCGAGATCGACGGTGACGACGAGTCGAGTGCTGAGGAGCTCGTCCTGTACGTCTGGGTCGACGCGCCCATCGAGTACATCGCCTCGACGAAGCAGTACACCGAGCGCGTCGGCGACGACGTCTACGACTGGGAACGGGCCTGGAAGGACGACGGCGAGATCGTCCACGTCATCGGTCGGGACATCATTCAACACCACACCATCTTCTGGCCGGCGATGTTGCACGTCGCGGAGTACGAGGAGCCCCGGGCCGTGATGGCCAGCGGGTTCATGACCCTCAATGGCAAGGGCTTTTCCACCTCGCGCAACCGGGCGGTCTGGGCTCGGGAGTACCTCGAGGAGGGCTTTCACGAGGACCTGCTGCGGTACTACCTCGCGACGAACGGCGGCTTCCAGCAGGACGTGGACTTCTCGTGGTCGAAGTTCCGCGAGCGCGTCAACGGCGAGCTCGTCGGCACAGTCGGGAACTTCCTGTACCGGTCGCTCCTGTTCGCTCACCGCAACTTCGACGGGACGCCCGACGTCTCCGGGTCACACCCGGAGGCCAGCGAGACGGAGTCTCGCCCTGCCGAAGTGAGCGACGCGGTCCACGACCGTATCGAGGAAGCTGTCGAGGCCTACCGCGAGGCGATCAACGACTACTCCATCCGCAAGGCCGGTCAGGCGGCGGTCGAACTGGCGCAGTTCGGCAACGAGTACATCCAGCGCAACGAACCGTGGAAGCTGACAGACGAGGACCCCGAGGCCGCCGCACAGGTGATCCGCGACTGCGTGCAGGTCGCGAAGGCGCTTGCGGTCCTGCTGGAACCGCTCACGCCCGGCAAAGCCCAGCAGCTGTGGGACCAGCTCGGCGAGGACGGCAGCGTCCACGAGGCGACCGTCGAAGCGGTCCACGAAGCACCACCGGAGACCTTCGGCGAACCCGCGGAACTGTTCGAGAAGATCGAGGCCGAGCGCGTCGAAGAGCTCAACGAGAAACTCGAATCCCGTGCCGAGGAAGCGACCGACGACGCCGAAACCGAGAGTGACAACGCCGGCGACGAAACCGAAAGTGACGAGACCCGCGACGAGCGAACGGAAGGCATGGACCTGGAACCGCTCGTCGAGGATCGGATCAGTTTCGAGGACTTCGAGGGGATCGACATGCGCGTCGGTCGGATCGAAACCGTCGAGGACATCGAGGATTCGGACAAGCTCGTCCGGCTAGAGGTCGACATCGGCATCGAGACCCGACAGGTCGTCGCCGGGATCAAACAGCTCCACGACGTCGACGAACTGCCCGGGACGAAGGTGATCCTGCTGGCGAACATGGAGAAAGCCGAACTGTTCGGGTTCGAATCGAACGGGATGATCCTGGCCGCCGGCGACGAGGCCGACCTGCTGACGACCCACGAAGACGCCGACGTCGGCCTGCGGATCCAGTAG
- a CDS encoding DUF5815 family protein — protein sequence MPEPRVPGSGGDRMELPCGETVSPRAFDLGQREFDCDCGETHAIVTDAHPLSRFVPEDIAAQLRAVIDTDDEYEEFSTVHLMGSVLEEFPEEIVVEDVSEDGQIGAALIWVADFDSRRLHRVVVELLVELMDHAVGHTDDDELQAEFESQMAEFDVEGFIEAYRDQRDFEDEYDRPV from the coding sequence ATGCCAGAGCCACGCGTCCCCGGGAGCGGCGGCGACCGGATGGAGCTACCCTGCGGGGAGACGGTCTCGCCGCGAGCGTTCGATCTCGGCCAGCGGGAGTTCGACTGCGACTGCGGGGAGACCCACGCGATCGTGACCGACGCACATCCGCTCTCGCGGTTCGTCCCCGAAGACATCGCCGCCCAGCTGCGCGCCGTGATCGATACCGACGACGAATACGAGGAGTTCTCGACGGTCCATCTCATGGGATCGGTGCTGGAGGAGTTCCCCGAGGAGATCGTCGTCGAGGACGTCTCGGAGGACGGGCAGATCGGCGCGGCGCTGATCTGGGTGGCCGACTTCGACTCGCGGCGGCTCCATCGCGTCGTCGTCGAGTTGCTCGTCGAACTGATGGACCACGCGGTCGGGCACACCGACGACGACGAGCTGCAGGCGGAGTTCGAGTCACAGATGGCCGAGTTCGACGTCGAGGGGTTCATCGAGGCCTACCGCGACCAGCGCGACTTCGAAGACGAATACGACCGGCCGGTGTGA
- a CDS encoding 50S ribosomal protein L3: MPQPSRPRKGSMGFSPRKRTASETPRFNSWPDDDGQPGVQGFAGYKAGMTHVVLINDEPNSPREGMETTVPVTVVETPPMRAVALRAYEDTPYGLRPLTEVWTDEFHPELDRALDLPEGSSDGAEEQIEDALESGELGDVRLITHTVPSELDGVPKKKPDVMETRVGGGSLADRVEHGLDLIDDGGEHSMNDVFRAGEYADVAGTTKGKGTQGPVKRWGVQKRKGKHARQGWRRRIGNLGPWNPSRVRSTVPQQGQTGYHQRTELNKRILDIGDDDVTPEGGFVNYGDVEGEYTLVKGSLPGPEKRLVRFRPAVRPSDSPRLDPELRYVSTDSNQG, encoded by the coding sequence ATGCCACAACCAAGCAGACCACGCAAAGGCTCGATGGGCTTCAGCCCGCGCAAGCGGACGGCCAGCGAGACGCCGCGGTTCAACAGCTGGCCCGACGACGACGGACAGCCTGGCGTACAGGGGTTTGCCGGCTACAAGGCCGGGATGACACACGTCGTTCTCATCAACGACGAACCCAACTCGCCACGCGAGGGAATGGAGACGACCGTTCCCGTCACTGTCGTCGAGACGCCGCCGATGCGCGCTGTGGCGCTTCGAGCTTACGAAGACACGCCGTACGGACTCCGCCCGCTGACGGAGGTCTGGACCGACGAGTTCCACCCGGAACTCGACCGGGCGCTGGACCTTCCCGAGGGGTCGTCCGACGGTGCAGAGGAACAGATCGAGGACGCGCTCGAGTCGGGCGAACTGGGCGACGTGCGTCTCATCACGCACACCGTGCCCAGCGAACTCGACGGCGTCCCGAAGAAGAAACCCGACGTGATGGAGACACGCGTCGGCGGCGGCTCGCTCGCCGATCGCGTCGAGCACGGGCTGGACCTCATCGACGACGGTGGGGAACACTCGATGAACGACGTGTTCCGCGCGGGCGAGTACGCGGACGTCGCGGGCACCACCAAGGGCAAAGGGACGCAGGGTCCCGTCAAGCGCTGGGGTGTCCAGAAGCGCAAGGGCAAACACGCTCGTCAGGGCTGGCGACGACGGATCGGCAACCTCGGTCCGTGGAACCCTTCCCGCGTCCGGTCGACCGTGCCCCAGCAGGGCCAGACCGGCTACCACCAGCGGACGGAACTCAACAAGCGCATTCTCGACATCGGCGACGACGACGTCACCCCCGAGGGCGGCTTCGTCAACTACGGCGACGTCGAGGGAGAGTACACGCTGGTGAAGGGATCGCTGCCCGGTCCGGAGAAGCGTCTGGTTCGCTTCCGGCCGGCCGTGCGCCCGAGCGACAGCCCGCGACTCGATCCCGAGTTGCGCTACGTCTCCACCGACTCAAAC
- a CDS encoding RAD55 family ATPase — MQDRLRTGIDVLDRKLDGGIPAGSIVVLNANPASQAELFLYELTATRGTLYLSLDRSEQAIRDSLENSPTNTGEPTVRHVSGEAPLDNASKLVSALPETSNLIIDPLNVLEEQEPPSRFRSFMNDLQNHIFNTGSLAVLHCLDGRSVPPLRDTTEHFADVIFQMDTKIQGDEVENQLAIPKFRGGRAPTNVIKLNLVEEVSIDTSRDIA, encoded by the coding sequence ATGCAGGATCGGCTCCGGACCGGGATCGACGTCCTCGACCGAAAGCTGGACGGCGGGATCCCGGCCGGGAGCATCGTCGTGTTGAACGCCAATCCGGCGAGTCAGGCGGAGCTGTTTCTCTACGAACTGACGGCGACGCGAGGGACACTGTACCTGTCGCTCGATCGATCCGAACAGGCGATCCGGGACAGCCTCGAGAACTCCCCGACCAACACCGGCGAACCGACAGTTCGGCACGTCTCCGGCGAAGCGCCGCTGGACAACGCCAGCAAGCTCGTCAGCGCTCTCCCGGAGACCTCGAATCTCATCATCGACCCGCTGAACGTCCTCGAAGAACAGGAGCCGCCATCGCGGTTCCGGAGCTTCATGAACGACCTGCAAAATCACATCTTCAACACGGGGAGTCTCGCGGTGTTACACTGTCTGGACGGGCGGTCCGTCCCGCCGCTCCGGGACACCACCGAGCACTTCGCGGACGTCATCTTCCAGATGGACACGAAAATCCAAGGCGACGAAGTCGAAAACCAGCTTGCGATTCCGAAGTTCCGCGGCGGTCGTGCGCCGACGAACGTCATCAAGCTCAACCTCGTCGAAGAGGTCTCGATCGACACGAGCCGGGACATCGCCTGA
- a CDS encoding NfeD family protein — protein MVELLGIDMATLLLLAGAGLIIAEALAPGAHFIVLGIALLGAGLVGLALPGSLGLLATTVVLAATVMIIGGAALYGYREFDIYGGKGTAQTSDSESLRGQTGRVTERVTATGGEIKLDEGGFNPYYQARALDDDIDEGTQIIVVDPGGGNVLTVENFEAIEEDEIDRELARGREREDSDREQNVDTA, from the coding sequence ATGGTCGAGTTGCTCGGCATCGATATGGCAACGCTGTTGTTACTTGCCGGTGCCGGACTGATCATCGCCGAAGCGTTGGCGCCGGGGGCACACTTCATCGTCCTCGGGATCGCGCTGCTCGGCGCCGGACTGGTCGGGCTGGCGTTGCCGGGATCGCTGGGACTGCTCGCCACGACAGTCGTGCTCGCCGCGACGGTCATGATCATCGGCGGGGCGGCGCTGTACGGCTACCGGGAGTTCGACATTTATGGGGGGAAAGGGACGGCACAGACGAGCGACTCGGAATCGCTGCGAGGGCAGACCGGCCGCGTGACCGAGCGCGTCACCGCGACCGGTGGCGAGATCAAACTCGACGAGGGCGGGTTCAACCCCTACTATCAGGCCCGCGCGCTGGACGACGACATCGACGAGGGGACGCAGATCATCGTCGTCGATCCCGGCGGCGGTAACGTCCTGACCGTCGAGAACTTCGAGGCCATCGAGGAAGACGAGATCGATCGCGAACTCGCCCGCGGACGCGAGCGCGAAGACAGTGACCGCGAACAGAACGTCGATACCGCCTGA